TTAAATATGTTTGAAAATACCCTTCTTTCGTTAATCGGCGTAACAACGGATAAACGGAACCTTCTGATATTAAAAATTTATTAGAAATCTCTTGAACAAGTTCATACCCATAACAATCTTTTCTTTTAACAAGTGCCAGTACACAAAGCTCCAGCACACCTTTCTTAAACTGGA
The window above is part of the Bacillus cytotoxicus NVH 391-98 genome. Proteins encoded here:
- a CDS encoding PadR family transcriptional regulator; translated protein: MNVQFKKGVLELCVLALVKRKDCYGYELVQEISNKFLISEGSVYPLLRRLTKEGYFQTYLKESTEGPPRKYYQLTDQGEEQLHLLVTEWRDFAKGVQEIIEGV